The following are encoded in a window of Phragmites australis chromosome 22, lpPhrAust1.1, whole genome shotgun sequence genomic DNA:
- the LOC133905254 gene encoding peroxidase 43-like, whose product MAKHAMVPGAAAALGMALLVLLLEVGVVHGQLQEGFYSDSCPEAEDTVTAAVQDAAGNDPTILPALLRLQFHDCFVRGCDASVLIRRASNDAEVDNSKNQGLRGQDVVDAAKAELEEQCPGVVSCADIIALAARDAVAMTGGPSFDVPTGRRDGLTSNLRDADVLPDAGDPIDVLRSRFAASGLDDRDLVLLTAAHTVGTTACFFVKDRLYNYPLPGGGVGSDPSIPAAFLVELKARCAPGDFNTRLSLDRGSESDFDDSILRNIRVGLAVIASDAALEASNATRALVDAYLGAAAGRFEQDFADAMVRMGSIGAITGDAGEVRDVCSSFNSD is encoded by the exons ATGGCCAAACACGCCATGGTGCCTGGAGCGGCGGCAGCGCTAGGAATGGCGCTGTTGGTGCTGCTGCTTGAGGTCGGTGTCGTCCACGGGCAGCTGCAGGAGGGGTTCTACTCCGATTCCTGCCCGGAGGCCGAGGACACGGTCACGGCCGCCGTCCAGGACGCTGCCGGCAACGACCCCACCATCCTCCCCGCGCTCCTCCGCCTCCAattccacgactgcttcgtcagG GGGTGCGACGCGTCGGTGCTGATCAGGAGGGCGAGCAACGACGCCGAGGTGGACAACAGCAAGAACCAGGGCCTCCGCGGCCAGGACGTCGTCGACGCCGCCAAGGCAGAGCTCGAGGAGCAGTGCCCCGGCGTCGTTTCATGCGCCGACATCATCGCCCTCGCGGCCCGCGACGCCGTCGCCATG ACGGGCGGGCCGTCGTTCGACGTGCCGACGGGACGGCGCGACGGGCTGACGTCCAACCTCCGCGACGCCGACGTGCTGCCGGACGCCGGCGACCCCATCGACGTGCTCCGGTCCAGGTTCGCCGCGAGCGGCCTCGACGACCGCGACCTCGTCCTCCTCACAG CGGCGCACACGGTGGGCACGACGGCGTGCTTCTTCGTCAAGGACCGGCTGTATAACTACCCTCTGCCGGGCGGCGGCGTGGGGTCCGACCCGTCGATCCCAGCGGCGTTCCTGGTCGAGCTAAAGGCCCGGTGCGCGCCCGGCGACTTCAACACGCGGCTGTCGCTAGACCGCGGCAgcgagtccgatttcgacgactCCATCCTCCGCAACATCCGGGTGGGCCTCGCCGTCATCGCCTCCGACGCCGCGCTCGAAGCCAGCAACGCCACACGCGCGCTCGTCGACGCGTACCTCGGCGCCGCGGCGGGCAGGTTCGAGCAGGACTTCGCGGACGCCATGGTGAGGATGGGCAGCATCGGCGCCATCACGGGCGACGCCGGCGAGGTCAGGGACGTGTGCTCCTCGTTCAACAGCGATTGA